In a genomic window of Paracoccaceae bacterium:
- the tkt gene encoding transketolase, which translates to MDLKALAAANPDHWSKATAIRALTLDAVAAANSGHSGMPMGMADVATVLFEKHLKFDPTQPTWPDRDRFILSAGHGSMLLYSLLHLTGYADMTLEEIKNFRQWGSRTAGHPEYGHASGIETTTGPLGQGIANSIGFAMAEEIQRAHYGKKVVDHYTYVIAGDGCLMEGVSQEAITLAGRQNLSKLIVLWDNNDITIDGPVSLSDRTDQVGRFKSAGWDVLEIDGHDPAAIDGALTQAKKGSKPTMIACKTHIALGHAAQDTSKGHGALTDAAQLTAAKEAYGWKTGPFEVPADVKSAWEAIGARGAETRRAWEERFDTLPRAKRETFNRAFALEAPKKLSAVIKAFKKQMSEAAPKLATRASSEKVLEIVNPVMPETVGGSADLTGSNNTKTGDLGVFDVDSRGGRYVYWGIREHGMAAAMNGMALHGGLRPYGGTFMCFTDYARPAMRLAALMKIPTVFVMTHDSIGLGEDGPTHQPVEHLAISRATPNTYVFRPADTIETAEAWELALTSKETPSVLSLTRQGLKTVRTEHKTKNLTAQGGYVLADADGKRQAILLATGSEVEIALAARDILQAEGIGTRVVSLPCWELFEEQDEAYRKRVLPGGPVRVAVEAGIRFGWDRWLFGERGKREKSGFVGMHDFGASAPAGTLYEEFGITAQAVADKAKSLIK; encoded by the coding sequence GTGGATTTAAAAGCCCTCGCTGCCGCCAACCCTGATCACTGGTCCAAGGCCACGGCGATTCGTGCGCTCACACTGGATGCCGTCGCTGCTGCCAATTCGGGGCATTCCGGCATGCCGATGGGCATGGCCGACGTCGCGACCGTGCTCTTTGAAAAGCACCTCAAGTTCGATCCTACGCAACCCACCTGGCCAGATCGCGACCGGTTTATTCTCTCGGCGGGCCATGGTTCCATGTTGCTTTATTCGCTGCTGCATCTGACGGGGTACGCCGATATGACGCTGGAGGAGATCAAGAATTTCCGCCAGTGGGGATCGCGCACGGCAGGTCACCCGGAATATGGTCATGCCTCTGGCATTGAAACCACGACCGGGCCGCTTGGTCAGGGCATCGCCAATTCCATCGGTTTTGCCATGGCGGAGGAAATCCAGCGTGCGCATTATGGGAAAAAAGTTGTGGATCACTATACCTATGTGATCGCCGGTGACGGATGCCTGATGGAGGGCGTGAGCCAAGAGGCCATTACACTGGCCGGACGCCAAAACCTGAGCAAGTTGATCGTGCTATGGGACAATAACGACATCACCATTGACGGGCCTGTGTCGCTGTCGGATCGCACCGATCAGGTGGGCCGTTTCAAGTCCGCGGGCTGGGATGTTCTGGAAATTGACGGACATGATCCGGCGGCCATTGACGGCGCACTGACGCAGGCCAAGAAGGGCAGCAAACCGACGATGATTGCTTGCAAGACCCACATTGCCTTGGGCCATGCAGCACAGGATACTTCCAAAGGCCACGGCGCGCTGACGGATGCCGCCCAATTGACCGCCGCCAAAGAAGCCTATGGTTGGAAAACCGGACCCTTTGAGGTGCCCGCAGATGTGAAATCTGCCTGGGAAGCCATCGGCGCGCGCGGTGCAGAGACCCGCCGCGCCTGGGAAGAGCGGTTTGACACCCTCCCCCGCGCCAAGCGTGAAACCTTCAATCGGGCTTTTGCGCTGGAAGCACCCAAAAAGCTGAGCGCGGTGATCAAAGCGTTCAAAAAGCAGATGTCAGAAGCCGCGCCCAAGCTCGCGACCCGCGCGAGTTCCGAAAAGGTTTTGGAGATCGTCAACCCGGTCATGCCTGAAACAGTGGGTGGGTCTGCAGATCTGACCGGCTCCAACAATACCAAAACCGGTGATCTGGGTGTTTTTGACGTCGACAGTCGCGGTGGACGTTATGTCTATTGGGGCATTCGTGAACACGGCATGGCGGCGGCGATGAACGGCATGGCGCTGCACGGCGGTCTGCGCCCCTACGGTGGGACGTTCATGTGTTTCACCGATTATGCACGCCCCGCGATGCGTTTGGCGGCCCTGATGAAAATCCCAACCGTTTTTGTGATGACCCATGACAGCATCGGTCTGGGCGAAGACGGCCCAACGCACCAACCGGTGGAGCATCTTGCAATCAGCCGCGCGACACCGAACACCTATGTGTTCCGCCCCGCCGATACGATTGAGACGGCAGAGGCCTGGGAATTGGCGTTGACGTCCAAGGAAACACCATCTGTGTTGTCTCTGACGCGTCAGGGTTTGAAAACAGTGCGAACAGAGCACAAGACCAAGAACCTGACCGCACAGGGCGGCTATGTTTTGGCGGATGCGGATGGAAAACGGCAGGCCATCCTGCTGGCCACCGGTTCCGAAGTCGAGATCGCACTGGCCGCCCGCGACATTCTCCAGGCGGAAGGGATCGGTACTCGGGTTGTGTCCCTGCCGTGCTGGGAATTGTTTGAGGAACAGGATGAGGCCTACCGCAAGCGTGTCTTGCCCGGTGGTCCGGTGCGGGTTGCAGTCGAGGCCGGCATTCGCTTTGGCTGGGATCGCTGGCTCTTTGGGGAGCGTGGCAAGCGCGAGAAATCCGGGTTCGTTGGGATGCATGATTTCGGAGCATCTGCCCCTGCTGGCACGCTTTATGAAGAGTTTGGCATCACCGCACAGGCCGTTGCGGATAAAGCGAAATCCCTCATCAAATAG
- a CDS encoding DUF808 domain-containing protein: MSGLLALLDDVAGIAKVAAASVDDVIGQAAKAGAKAAGAVIDDAAVTPKYVQGFSADRELPIIWRIAKGSFVNKLVYLLPIGLLLSNFAPWLITPLLMLGGAYLCFEGAEKIAHALGIGGHGHVDYPAADTEAQDPAHLEEQKAAGAIKTDFILSAEIMTISLAAIPPSNFWMEAATLAAVAVMITVAVYGSVALIVKADDAGLAMAANARLGATRALGRGIVKAMPKVMWGLTVIGTAAMLWVGGSIIVHGLEVLGAPWLGHHIHDWAYAIGHALPEPVIGVGEWAAKAFMDGIVGIALGLALIPVGEKVVTPLLRKTIG, encoded by the coding sequence ATGAGCGGATTGCTGGCATTACTGGATGACGTTGCGGGAATCGCAAAGGTTGCCGCTGCCTCCGTGGATGACGTTATTGGGCAGGCGGCAAAAGCGGGCGCCAAAGCTGCGGGGGCCGTCATTGATGATGCTGCCGTAACCCCAAAATACGTTCAGGGTTTTTCTGCGGATCGCGAATTGCCGATTATTTGGCGGATCGCAAAAGGATCATTCGTTAACAAACTGGTGTATCTTTTGCCGATTGGCCTGCTGTTGTCGAACTTCGCGCCCTGGCTGATCACGCCTTTGCTCATGCTGGGCGGCGCCTATTTATGCTTTGAAGGCGCTGAAAAGATTGCTCACGCTCTGGGTATCGGCGGGCACGGGCATGTGGATTACCCGGCAGCGGATACCGAAGCGCAGGACCCGGCCCATCTTGAGGAACAAAAAGCCGCAGGCGCAATCAAGACCGATTTCATATTATCGGCAGAAATCATGACGATCTCTCTGGCGGCGATACCACCGAGCAATTTCTGGATGGAGGCAGCGACCCTTGCGGCTGTTGCCGTCATGATCACAGTGGCGGTTTATGGATCGGTTGCTTTAATTGTAAAAGCCGATGACGCCGGGTTGGCCATGGCCGCCAATGCAAGGCTCGGGGCGACCCGCGCATTGGGACGGGGTATTGTGAAGGCAATGCCCAAGGTGATGTGGGGATTAACCGTTATTGGTACGGCGGCCATGTTGTGGGTCGGCGGCAGTATCATCGTGCATGGGCTGGAAGTTCTGGGCGCGCCTTGGCTTGGACATCACATTCATGATTGGGCCTACGCAATCGGCCATGCTTTGCCCGAACCGGTGATTGGGGTGGGAGAATGGGCCGCAAAAGCCTTTATGGATGGCATTGTCGGCATCGCGCTTGGGCTTGCCTTGATCCCCGTGGGCGAAAAGGTGGTCACGCCTCTGCTGCGCAAGACGATCGGTTAA
- the gap gene encoding type I glyceraldehyde-3-phosphate dehydrogenase, giving the protein MTIRVGINGFGRIGRCTLSYIATSGRNDIDVVAINATGPLETSAHLMKYDSVHGRFPGDVIVGANSLDLGRGPIRMMSTYDMNELDWTDVDVVLECTGKFNDGDKAKTHIDRGAKRVLISAPAKNVDRTIVYGVNHRDLLPSDAVISNGSCTTNCLAPLAKVMDDAIGIERGIMTTIHSYTGDQPTLDRRHDDLYRARAAAMAIIPTSTGAAKALGEVLPQMAGKLDGTAMRVPTPNVSAVDLTFEAPRDVTVEEVNAALEAAALGPMSRVMAYDAEAKVSIDFNHTEQSCIVAPDQTKVVGGRTVRVLAWYDNEWGFSARMADVAVSMGHLG; this is encoded by the coding sequence ATGACGATCAGAGTTGGTATCAATGGGTTTGGGCGCATCGGGCGCTGCACACTGTCCTACATCGCAACTTCAGGACGCAACGATATCGATGTTGTCGCGATCAATGCAACCGGTCCGCTGGAAACCTCCGCCCATCTGATGAAATACGACTCGGTTCATGGCCGCTTCCCCGGTGATGTGATCGTCGGTGCGAACTCGCTTGATCTGGGACGTGGACCGATCCGAATGATGTCGACCTATGATATGAATGAACTTGACTGGACCGATGTTGACGTCGTGTTGGAATGCACAGGCAAATTCAATGACGGTGACAAGGCCAAAACCCATATCGATCGCGGTGCGAAACGCGTGCTGATTTCCGCCCCGGCAAAGAATGTGGACCGAACCATCGTATATGGTGTGAACCACCGCGATCTTCTGCCGTCTGACGCTGTCATTTCCAACGGGTCCTGCACCACAAACTGCCTTGCCCCGCTCGCCAAGGTCATGGATGACGCGATTGGGATCGAGCGCGGGATCATGACGACCATTCACTCTTATACAGGCGATCAACCGACACTGGACCGGCGCCACGATGATCTTTACCGGGCCCGCGCCGCCGCCATGGCGATCATCCCGACCTCCACCGGTGCGGCCAAGGCATTGGGCGAAGTATTGCCACAGATGGCCGGTAAACTCGACGGCACCGCGATGCGCGTGCCAACGCCGAATGTTTCTGCTGTTGATCTGACCTTTGAAGCGCCGCGAGATGTAACAGTAGAGGAAGTCAACGCGGCCCTGGAAGCCGCAGCGCTTGGCCCGATGTCGCGAGTCATGGCCTATGACGCCGAAGCAAAGGTATCGATTGATTTCAACCACACCGAACAAAGCTGCATCGTCGCGCCGGATCAGACCAAGGTCGTTGGGGGCCGCACCGTGCGCGTTCTGGCATGGTATGACAACGAATGGGGCTTCTCCGCGCGTATGGCGGATGTTGCCGTCAGCATGGGTCATCTGGGTTAA
- the coaD gene encoding pantetheine-phosphate adenylyltransferase, producing MRVGLYPGTFDPITLGHIDIIRRASILLDRLVIGVAINRDKGPLFCLEERVAMVEAECAKLAGQAEIEILVHPFENLLIDCARDVGAQVIVRGLRAVADFEYEYQMVGMNRQLDDGIETVFLMAEAQHQAIASKLVKEIARLDGDVSKFVTPRVKSALMTRLGKK from the coding sequence ATGCGCGTTGGCCTCTATCCCGGCACCTTTGATCCGATCACATTGGGCCATATTGATATCATTCGCCGCGCCAGTATCCTGTTGGACCGATTGGTGATCGGGGTTGCGATTAACCGCGACAAGGGGCCGCTTTTTTGTCTGGAAGAACGGGTGGCGATGGTGGAAGCCGAATGCGCCAAATTGGCGGGGCAGGCCGAGATCGAAATCCTCGTGCACCCATTTGAAAATCTTCTGATAGATTGCGCGCGCGACGTCGGGGCCCAGGTCATCGTGCGCGGCCTTCGCGCTGTGGCGGACTTTGAGTATGAATACCAGATGGTTGGGATGAACCGACAGTTGGATGATGGCATTGAGACCGTTTTTCTGATGGCCGAGGCACAACATCAGGCGATCGCAAGCAAACTGGTCAAGGAAATTGCCCGTCTCGATGGAGACGTCAGTAAATTCGTCACACCACGTGTTAAATCCGCACTCATGACACGGCTCGGGAAAAAGTAG
- a CDS encoding CBS domain-containing protein produces the protein MLVSQILKTKLQQDVVTVSPTLSIAEAARILSEKRIGTVVVSRDGNTADGILSERDIVREIGARGAGCLTHTVETLMTTKLVTCGQEDAADSVLQQMTDGRFRHMPVLNAGTLIGVISLGDVVKAKLLELAMEKDALEGMIMGH, from the coding sequence ATGTTGGTGTCCCAGATCCTGAAAACCAAATTACAGCAAGACGTTGTTACGGTTTCCCCCACATTGTCCATCGCAGAAGCTGCGAGAATTCTATCAGAAAAACGCATCGGCACAGTGGTCGTTTCGCGCGATGGCAATACAGCGGACGGCATCCTGTCAGAACGTGACATCGTGCGCGAAATCGGTGCGCGCGGTGCCGGATGCCTGACACATACTGTCGAAACCCTGATGACAACGAAATTGGTGACCTGTGGGCAGGAAGATGCCGCAGATTCCGTGCTGCAACAAATGACAGACGGTCGATTTCGCCACATGCCCGTTCTCAATGCGGGCACTTTGATCGGCGTGATTTCATTGGGGGACGTGGTTAAAGCCAAGCTGTTGGAACTCGCGATGGAAAAAGATGCCCTTGAAGGCATGATCATGGGGCACTGA
- a CDS encoding LysR family transcriptional regulator — translation MQTNWDDLRLFLTVAREETLSGAGKLLRLDPATVGRRMQRLERALQATLFTKSPQGYILTDAGASLLVRAETAERAMRSVVADLPVQSDRLTGQIRIGAPDGAANYLLPQVCATIGDDNPDLDIQIVALPRVFNLSRREADMAIAVSAPTAGRLVVQKITDYQLHLAASETYLAQNPVIHTASDLKHHRLVGYIPDMIFDRELDYLSDLGMTRVPLASNSVSVQINWIRQGGGVGVAHDFSIPAMTGVRRILTDQISLTRAFYLIRHGDDQRNSRLSRFADALSSGLRAEVVRLEALA, via the coding sequence TTGCAAACCAATTGGGATGATCTGCGCCTGTTTTTGACTGTTGCGCGCGAAGAGACCCTCTCGGGTGCCGGAAAGCTATTGCGGCTTGATCCGGCGACAGTCGGGCGCAGGATGCAGCGTTTGGAGCGCGCCTTGCAAGCCACCCTTTTTACCAAGTCGCCGCAAGGTTACATTCTGACAGATGCCGGGGCATCTTTGCTGGTACGTGCCGAAACCGCGGAAAGAGCGATGCGCAGCGTGGTTGCTGATCTCCCAGTGCAATCTGATCGCCTTACGGGTCAAATCCGTATCGGGGCGCCAGATGGGGCTGCCAACTATCTATTACCGCAAGTATGCGCCACCATTGGTGATGATAATCCGGACCTTGATATACAGATTGTGGCCTTGCCAAGGGTGTTCAATCTATCGCGTCGCGAAGCCGACATGGCCATCGCAGTCAGCGCCCCCACGGCAGGGCGTTTGGTGGTGCAGAAGATCACCGATTATCAGCTTCATCTCGCCGCCTCTGAGACCTACCTGGCGCAAAACCCGGTGATCCATACGGCGTCAGATCTCAAACATCACAGGCTTGTGGGATATATTCCCGACATGATCTTTGACCGGGAATTGGATTACCTCAGCGATCTGGGGATGACCCGCGTTCCGCTTGCGTCCAATTCGGTCTCGGTTCAGATTAACTGGATCCGTCAGGGCGGCGGTGTCGGGGTGGCCCATGATTTCTCAATTCCAGCCATGACAGGGGTCCGACGGATATTGACCGATCAAATCAGCCTGACGCGCGCATTTTACCTGATCCGTCACGGAGATGACCAGCGTAACTCGCGGTTGAGCCGTTTTGCCGACGCGCTCAGCAGCGGCTTGCGCGCAGAAGTTGTACGCTTGGAAGCGCTGGCTTGA
- a CDS encoding CoA-acylating methylmalonate-semialdehyde dehydrogenase — translation MQELTHYMNGAHVKGTSGRFADVMNPATGEVQSKCPLASKAEVEQAVAIAAAAQPAWAAVNPQRRARVMMKFVDLLNRDMDKLAEALSREHGKTLPDAAGDVQRGLEVVEYCIGAPQLLKGEYTDSAGPGIDMYSMRQALGVTAGITPFNFPAMIPMWMFAPAIACGNAFILKPSERDPSVPLMLAELMEEAGLPKGILQVVNGDKEAVDALLHDEIVQSIGFVGSTPIAEYIYGTGCANGKRVQCFGGAKNHMIIMPDADMDQAADALIGAGYGAAGERCMAISVAVPVGDETADRLVEKLVPRIEKLKVGPYTAGADVDYGPVVTAAAKSNIERLVQTGIDQGAKLVVDGRNFNLQGYEDGFFVGPHLFDHVTKDMDIYKHEIFGPVLSTVRAQSYEEALGLAMDHEYGNGTAIFTRDGDAARDFANRVNVGMIGVNVPIPVPLAYHTFGGWKKSVFGDLNQHGPDAFKFYTRTKTITSRWPSGIKEGGEFNFKPME, via the coding sequence ATGCAAGAATTAACCCACTATATGAACGGCGCACATGTCAAAGGCACGTCAGGGCGTTTTGCCGACGTCATGAACCCGGCCACCGGTGAGGTTCAGTCAAAATGCCCCCTCGCCTCCAAGGCAGAAGTTGAGCAAGCCGTGGCAATCGCGGCGGCGGCACAACCCGCATGGGCTGCTGTAAACCCGCAACGGCGTGCGCGTGTTATGATGAAATTTGTCGACCTTTTGAACCGCGACATGGACAAACTGGCCGAAGCGCTGAGCCGTGAGCATGGGAAGACGCTGCCTGATGCGGCGGGCGATGTGCAGCGTGGTCTGGAAGTGGTGGAATACTGCATCGGCGCGCCGCAGTTGCTGAAAGGTGAATACACCGACAGTGCCGGTCCTGGAATTGATATGTATTCCATGCGTCAGGCGCTTGGCGTGACCGCAGGGATCACCCCGTTCAATTTCCCGGCAATGATCCCGATGTGGATGTTTGCGCCCGCCATTGCCTGCGGCAATGCTTTCATCCTCAAGCCATCCGAACGCGATCCTTCGGTGCCTTTGATGTTGGCTGAATTGATGGAAGAAGCCGGACTTCCCAAAGGCATCTTGCAAGTCGTGAATGGCGACAAGGAAGCGGTGGATGCATTGCTGCACGATGAAATCGTTCAGTCCATCGGTTTTGTCGGTTCGACCCCGATTGCTGAGTACATCTATGGAACCGGCTGCGCGAACGGCAAACGGGTGCAGTGTTTTGGCGGTGCCAAGAACCACATGATCATCATGCCGGACGCCGATATGGATCAGGCGGCGGATGCGCTGATTGGGGCCGGGTATGGTGCCGCAGGCGAGCGCTGCATGGCAATTTCGGTCGCGGTCCCAGTGGGTGATGAAACCGCAGACAGGCTGGTTGAAAAGCTGGTTCCCCGGATCGAAAAGCTCAAAGTTGGTCCCTACACCGCCGGCGCGGATGTTGATTATGGTCCCGTGGTCACGGCGGCAGCAAAAAGCAATATCGAAAGACTGGTGCAAACCGGCATTGATCAAGGCGCAAAACTGGTCGTTGATGGCCGTAACTTCAACTTGCAGGGTTATGAAGACGGCTTCTTTGTCGGACCACATTTGTTTGACCACGTCACCAAGGACATGGACATTTACAAGCACGAGATTTTTGGTCCCGTCCTGTCTACCGTGCGGGCGCAAAGCTACGAGGAGGCGCTGGGGCTTGCGATGGATCACGAATATGGGAACGGCACGGCGATCTTCACCCGCGATGGTGACGCAGCGCGTGATTTTGCCAACCGTGTCAATGTCGGCATGATCGGGGTCAACGTACCGATCCCCGTGCCTTTGGCGTATCACACCTTTGGCGGGTGGAAAAAATCAGTATTTGGGGATTTGAACCAGCACGGACCGGACGCATTCAAGTTTTACACCCGCACAAAAACGATCACCTCGCGGTGGCCATCGGGCATCAAAGAAGGCGGCGAGTTCAACTTCAAACCAATGGAATAA
- the mmsB gene encoding 3-hydroxyisobutyrate dehydrogenase: MNDIFIRVVGATGRITLARPAALNALTYKMCLDIETALDSWRTDAKVAQVIFDAEGDRAFCSGGDIAELYATGTRNDYAYGQKFWADEYRLNAKIFEYPKPVISFLQGFTMGGGVGIGCHGSHRIVGETSQIAMPECGIGLVPDVGGSLMLALAPGRIGEYLAITATRMTAADAILAGFADYFIPEQQWPDLIAQLEAGATPDVLDAAAETAPEGALSRMRPDIDRHFGGETLSDILSSLKGEQTDFAAQAREKLSRNSPLSMACAIEMIHRLRGPSINIAKALDLEHRFTFRAMEHGDFLEGIRAAIIDKDRKPNWQFADQKVPAAAVSKMLMPLGKSALKLEEKHMDTIKVGFIGLGNMGAPMAANLAAAGCQVTGFDTANTTAEGVAVVSNPAEAAKGADVLITMLPNGDILRQVAADVLPALPKGALLLDCSTVDVESARDVASQAAFMGLQFVDAPVSGGIGGAAAGTLTFMAGGTKAAFAKASPLFDIMGQKAVHCGEAGAGQAAKICNNMILGATMVATCEAFALADKLGLDRQKMFDVVSTSSGYSWSMNAYCPAPGIGPQSPADNDYTPGFAAELMVKDLGLSQQAAMGVDADTPMGALALALYKKFVEEEDGLGKDFSAMLPRFSGRGRSR; encoded by the coding sequence ATGAACGATATTTTCATTCGCGTTGTCGGAGCGACCGGACGCATTACGCTTGCACGGCCCGCGGCATTAAATGCACTGACCTATAAAATGTGTCTTGATATTGAAACCGCCCTGGACAGTTGGCGCACCGATGCCAAGGTCGCGCAGGTTATCTTTGACGCTGAAGGAGACCGCGCATTTTGTTCGGGCGGGGATATCGCTGAGTTGTACGCCACCGGCACCCGCAATGATTATGCTTACGGGCAAAAATTCTGGGCTGATGAATACAGGTTGAACGCGAAGATCTTTGAGTACCCAAAACCGGTCATTTCGTTTCTTCAGGGTTTTACGATGGGTGGCGGCGTCGGGATCGGGTGTCACGGATCGCACCGTATTGTCGGTGAAACCAGTCAGATCGCAATGCCAGAATGCGGAATCGGACTGGTTCCTGATGTCGGTGGATCGCTGATGCTCGCACTGGCCCCAGGACGCATAGGGGAATATCTGGCCATTACGGCGACGCGGATGACCGCCGCTGATGCCATTCTGGCCGGTTTCGCGGATTATTTCATCCCGGAACAGCAGTGGCCTGATCTGATTGCGCAGCTTGAAGCTGGTGCAACACCTGATGTTCTGGATGCGGCGGCAGAAACCGCGCCTGAGGGCGCGTTATCCCGAATGAGGCCCGACATCGACCGTCACTTTGGCGGTGAAACCCTGAGCGACATTCTCAGCAGCTTGAAAGGCGAACAAACTGACTTTGCCGCGCAAGCGCGCGAGAAGCTCAGCCGTAACAGCCCGCTTTCCATGGCTTGCGCGATAGAGATGATCCACAGGCTGCGCGGACCTTCGATCAACATCGCAAAGGCATTGGACCTTGAACATCGCTTTACTTTCCGCGCCATGGAGCATGGTGATTTTCTCGAAGGCATACGCGCCGCGATTATCGACAAGGATCGCAAACCGAACTGGCAGTTTGCAGATCAGAAGGTCCCGGCGGCAGCGGTCAGCAAAATGCTCATGCCGCTGGGGAAAAGCGCATTGAAACTGGAGGAAAAGCACATGGATACGATCAAGGTGGGATTCATAGGGTTGGGCAATATGGGCGCGCCAATGGCGGCCAACCTCGCTGCGGCCGGATGTCAGGTGACGGGCTTTGACACCGCCAACACCACGGCGGAAGGGGTTGCAGTGGTGTCAAACCCCGCCGAGGCCGCCAAGGGTGCCGATGTTCTCATCACGATGTTGCCAAATGGCGATATCCTCAGACAGGTCGCGGCCGACGTGTTACCGGCTCTGCCAAAAGGTGCGTTGCTCCTCGATTGTTCCACCGTTGATGTGGAAAGCGCACGGGATGTTGCCTCGCAGGCAGCGTTCATGGGCTTGCAGTTCGTTGACGCCCCCGTCTCTGGTGGCATTGGGGGGGCCGCTGCGGGGACATTGACCTTCATGGCAGGGGGCACGAAGGCAGCTTTTGCCAAGGCCAGCCCTCTTTTTGACATCATGGGGCAAAAGGCGGTGCATTGCGGCGAGGCCGGTGCAGGGCAAGCAGCGAAGATCTGCAACAACATGATCCTGGGTGCGACTATGGTTGCGACCTGCGAAGCCTTTGCCTTGGCCGATAAACTGGGACTGGATCGACAGAAAATGTTCGATGTGGTCAGCACCTCGTCCGGTTACAGCTGGTCGATGAATGCTTACTGTCCTGCCCCCGGTATCGGCCCGCAAAGCCCTGCGGATAATGACTACACGCCGGGTTTCGCCGCCGAACTGATGGTAAAGGACCTTGGCCTGTCCCAACAGGCCGCGATGGGCGTGGATGCAGACACGCCCATGGGCGCACTGGCGCTCGCGCTCTACAAGAAGTTTGTTGAGGAAGAGGACGGCCTTGGTAAGGATTTCTCGGCAATGCTGCCGCGTTTTTCAGGGCGTGGCAGGTCACGCTAG
- a CDS encoding MmgE/PrpD family protein encodes MSPTFEDFAARLTYADLPHPVLRVLRRSFLDTMGVAAVASTTSMAAIARDASEALFGIGTAGGSRILMHGGRVSPAGAAMAGAFTVDSVDAHDGTSPCKGHAGSAVFPALLAMADAKQDFAGRDFAVLLAIAYEVSYRAGLAQHDSCSDYHTSGAWTAVGVATACARALDCSPDQIRHAAGIGEYHGPRSQMMRCIDHPTMLRDGVGWGAPSGVTAAYLAQKGFTGAPALTCEAAADFWDDLGEVWRLVEDTHYKPYPCCRWAHPAMDAAQDLMREHKLYHAQIDQIEIRTFHNATRLAGHRPATPDEFAYSIAFPVATMIVRGQVGVSELAESTLRDADILRLSTATQLVDDPHFTKISDGKRWAQVTLSLKDGRRVTSAPRTPRGDTDLPLSDLEISEKFHLFADPVLGATRANEIETLTNAFDTLEPDGFRRLMDLCLSAPDSA; translated from the coding sequence ATGAGCCCGACTTTTGAAGATTTCGCCGCGCGCCTGACCTATGCAGACCTGCCGCACCCGGTCTTGCGCGTTTTGAGGCGGTCTTTTCTGGACACGATGGGCGTGGCGGCAGTCGCGTCAACCACATCCATGGCCGCGATCGCGCGAGATGCTTCAGAGGCACTGTTCGGGATCGGAACCGCGGGCGGGAGCCGTATCCTGATGCATGGCGGTCGCGTCAGCCCGGCAGGTGCCGCGATGGCCGGCGCCTTTACCGTTGACAGCGTGGATGCTCACGATGGGACATCGCCCTGCAAAGGCCATGCCGGTTCCGCTGTATTCCCGGCTTTGCTGGCAATGGCGGACGCAAAACAGGATTTTGCAGGGCGCGACTTTGCGGTTCTTCTCGCCATTGCCTATGAGGTCAGTTATCGCGCCGGTCTTGCCCAGCACGACAGCTGTTCGGACTACCACACATCCGGTGCCTGGACGGCTGTTGGTGTCGCCACCGCCTGCGCGCGCGCGCTTGACTGTTCTCCAGACCAGATCCGACATGCGGCGGGCATAGGCGAATATCATGGTCCCCGCAGCCAGATGATGCGTTGCATCGATCATCCGACGATGCTGCGTGATGGAGTGGGCTGGGGCGCTCCGTCTGGTGTCACGGCGGCCTATCTAGCGCAAAAAGGGTTCACCGGCGCCCCTGCCCTCACCTGCGAAGCGGCGGCTGACTTTTGGGATGATCTGGGTGAGGTGTGGCGACTTGTTGAAGATACCCATTACAAACCTTACCCCTGCTGCCGTTGGGCGCACCCGGCAATGGATGCCGCCCAAGATTTAATGCGCGAACACAAGTTGTACCACGCGCAAATCGACCAAATCGAAATCCGCACCTTCCATAACGCAACGCGGCTGGCAGGCCACCGCCCTGCAACGCCCGATGAGTTTGCCTATTCAATTGCGTTTCCCGTGGCGACAATGATTGTACGCGGACAGGTTGGTGTGTCAGAGCTTGCAGAGTCGACCCTGCGCGACGCCGATATTTTGCGCCTGAGCACAGCCACGCAACTGGTCGATGATCCGCATTTCACCAAGATCAGCGATGGTAAGAGATGGGCGCAGGTTACACTGTCCTTGAAAGACGGCCGCAGGGTGACCTCCGCGCCACGTACCCCCAGAGGGGACACGGATCTGCCGCTTTCGGATCTTGAGATTTCGGAAAAATTTCACCTCTTTGCCGACCCAGTTTTGGGAGCGACGCGCGCCAATGAAATCGAAACACTGACGAACGCCTTTGATACCCTGGAGCCGGACGGGTTCAGACGGCTGATGGATCTGTGTCTGAGCGCGCCAGACAGTGCCTGA